The following DNA comes from Thermomicrobiales bacterium.
GCGGCGGCGTGCAGGCGCAGCGCCGTCTCGGCGGTGTCATTCCCACCAATCGGCAGGAATGCCGTGACGCTTAGTTCCGCGAACCGATCGAGGATCGCTGGGATCTCGGCATCAGTTGGACGATGACGGCTCGTTCCGAGCGCCGCCGACGGCGTCAACCGCAAGCGATCAAGCTGCTCGGCCGACATACGCGACAGGTCGACGAACGCGTCATTCAACACACCCTCGATACCGCACACGGCACCAAGGATCGTGCTGTATGTCTCACTCTGCTGCGCGGCGGCGATGATGCCGACCAGGCTGGCATTCATGACAACGGTTGGGCCGCCGGATTGGGCGACCAGCAAAGTCCCGGCTGGGATGGTTCTGCCCCCCACCTTGCAGTTGCACACGACACCCCACTGTCCGTGTGCATGCTTCGATTCTAGGCAGTGGGCAGACGCTGACGCAACCACAAAGCCATCACATTTTTGAGATGTGATGGCTCTGCCGTCGTGCCGGTTCGCGTCAGTCGGAGTTGCTGGAAGCGTGCGTCACGACTTCCGCGTCGGCTGTAATGAGCGGCTTCTCGCCCTGCCCCAGCGCACGCCCGTAGAGCAGCAAGCTTGGCAGCAGTGCGACAGTCGCAGCGCTGAGTGCTGCCCGGAGCGAGAACACCGAGCCGATCGCTCCGATGCCGGGTCCACCGGCGATCTGCCCGAGCGCATCCGCCTGCCCACTCATCGAGATCACTGTCGCGCGGACGCGCGGGTCGATGCTCTGATTGATCCAGGCTGAGGTCAATGGCGCATTGAGTCCGCGTAGCACGGTGGCCACAACGAACGCCACGGCAGCAAACGTAAAGTTTCCCGCCAGCGCGAAGGCACCCATTGCGATGACGAGCAGCGTGTCGATAAACAGCAGCGACCGGGTCACGGTCTTGTGGCTACTGGTGTCGATCCGCCGTCGTAGAACCTCGGCAAACACAATCTTCAACACCGCGGCACTGAAGGTCAGGATGCCGTACCAGACCACCGATTGCAGTCCGCCGAACGTGGGGAGCGTGAACGAGTCCAGCAGGTGCGCGGGCGACAAACGATCGAACCCCTCGCTTGCCATGCCGAAGAAGAACGTGATGGCGAAGATCGTCAGCAGCAGTGGCCGCCGACGAGTCA
Coding sequences within:
- a CDS encoding MFS transporter; protein product: MGRTIRLDPYRLYLLICAASTFFLWLAFSVNLVFQVERVGLSPLQLVLVGTVLEATCFLFEIPTGIVADVYSRRLSVIIGMGLLGAGLLVVAVPSFLIILLGNVIMGIGYTFLSGAQEAWIVDEIGERRAGPAFLRGSQASQIGTLIATPIGVGLATFYLNLPIIIAGFLMLGLAGFLIAVMTEHGFQPTPREDRSSWGHMRETFLDGARLTRRRPLLLTIFAITFFFGMASEGFDRLSPAHLLDSFTLPTFGGLQSVVWYGILTFSAAVLKIVFAEVLRRRIDTSSHKTVTRSLLFIDTLLVIAMGAFALAGNFTFAAVAFVVATVLRGLNAPLTSAWINQSIDPRVRATVISMSGQADALGQIAGGPGIGAIGSVFSLRAALSAATVALLPSLLLYGRALGQGEKPLITADAEVVTHASSNSD